From Syntrophobacterales bacterium, a single genomic window includes:
- a CDS encoding virulence RhuM family protein codes for MSKSKKLPDNEITVYQTPDGNINIEVLYANENIWLSQKRMAELFDCTPDNVSLHLKNIYREKELSEAATAEEFSVVQKEGGRAVTRRIICYSLEAIIAVGYRVNSERGTQFRQWAIAILKQYIHKGFAIDSDRFKYGSRFSARFFDDLLEQKLPGKRGTGSSEPNREHVPGFCGTAGGAE; via the coding sequence ATGAGCAAATCGAAAAAACTGCCTGACAACGAGATAACGGTTTACCAGACGCCCGACGGCAATATCAATATCGAGGTGCTGTACGCAAACGAAAACATCTGGTTATCGCAAAAGCGAATGGCGGAGCTCTTTGATTGCACCCCGGATAACGTATCGCTCCACTTGAAAAACATATACAGGGAAAAAGAACTGAGTGAAGCGGCAACTGCCGAGGAATTCTCGGTAGTTCAAAAAGAGGGCGGCCGTGCAGTGACCAGGAGAATCATCTGCTATTCCCTTGAGGCCATTATTGCCGTTGGTTATCGCGTCAATTCCGAACGGGGCACTCAATTCCGCCAGTGGGCCATCGCTATTCTCAAACAGTATATTCACAAAGGGTTTGCCATCGACAGCGATCGTTTCAAATATGGTTCCCGTTTCAGTGCGCGGTTTTTTGATGATTTGCTCGAACAAAAACTACCTGGGAAAAGAGGAACTGGATCATCTGAACCGAATCGTGAGCATGTACCTGGATTTTGCGGAACTGCAGGCGGTGCGGAATAA
- a CDS encoding transposase — translation MIRSHKIALALNNRQHTYFQKAAGTARFSYNWALCEWDRQYQEHKANPMLPAPSEGALRRQLNSIKREQFPWMLEVTKNAPQTAIMQLGQAFRNFFNGSAKHPRFHKKGLHDSFTITNDQFDVKGKRIRIPNLGWVRMCESLRFEGKIMSATISRTADKWFVSITVETGSIPAEAKNHGSVGVDLGISALATLSTGEKLEGPKAHKALLHRQRRLSRLLSRKMEAAKAEAGLRPRQAIPKGVRIPLSQNALKTKTKLGKLHARIANIRNDAMHKLTTGLSRRFDLIGIEDLNVSGMMKNSRLARSIADMSFFEFRRQLDYKAAMYGGIVVVADQWHPSSKTCSFCGHKLDKLPLSCRTWSCPECGSVHDRDINAAINLEAYAKMVVGDLAGSSPVTACGEKGSDSGRKTGTKPVSMKQEFNCTAIGMYV, via the coding sequence ATGATTCGTTCCCACAAAATAGCCTTGGCGCTGAATAACAGGCAGCACACCTATTTTCAAAAGGCTGCCGGGACAGCGAGGTTTTCCTACAACTGGGCATTGTGTGAGTGGGACAGACAGTATCAGGAACACAAAGCCAATCCGATGCTTCCTGCGCCTTCTGAAGGTGCGTTGAGAAGGCAGCTCAACAGCATCAAGCGGGAGCAGTTTCCGTGGATGCTGGAAGTGACGAAGAACGCCCCGCAGACGGCGATCATGCAGTTGGGGCAGGCATTCAGGAATTTCTTCAACGGGAGCGCAAAGCATCCACGGTTTCACAAGAAAGGTCTGCATGACAGTTTCACCATCACCAACGACCAGTTCGACGTCAAAGGCAAACGTATCCGCATCCCGAACCTTGGTTGGGTGAGGATGTGCGAATCACTCAGATTTGAAGGAAAAATCATGTCCGCCACGATTTCCCGGACGGCGGACAAATGGTTTGTCAGTATAACCGTAGAAACCGGGTCAATCCCGGCAGAAGCCAAAAACCACGGCTCTGTCGGAGTTGACCTCGGAATCTCGGCGCTGGCAACATTATCAACGGGAGAAAAGCTTGAAGGGCCGAAGGCGCACAAGGCTCTTCTTCATCGCCAACGCCGGTTATCCCGTTTACTGAGCCGGAAGATGGAAGCGGCAAAGGCTGAAGCGGGGCTGCGCCCCCGGCAGGCAATCCCGAAGGGCGTAAGGATTCCCCTGTCGCAGAATGCGTTAAAGACCAAGACAAAACTGGGGAAACTTCACGCGAGGATTGCCAATATCCGGAATGACGCCATGCACAAGCTGACCACGGGACTATCGCGCCGTTTTGACTTGATTGGAATCGAAGACCTGAATGTTTCCGGCATGATGAAAAACAGCAGGTTAGCCCGGTCAATCGCCGACATGAGCTTTTTCGAGTTCAGGCGACAGCTTGACTACAAAGCTGCCATGTACGGAGGAATCGTCGTGGTTGCCGACCAGTGGCATCCAAGCAGTAAAACTTGTTCTTTCTGCGGTCACAAACTGGACAAGTTGCCGCTGAGTTGCCGTACATGGAGTTGTCCCGAATGCGGAAGCGTCCACGACCGGGACATAAACGCCGCGATAAACCTTGAGGCATACGCAAAGATGGTCGTAGGCGACCTCGCCGGGAGTTCCCCGGTGACAGCCTGTGGAGAGAAAGGCTCTGACTCTGGTCGCAAGACCGGAACGAAACCGGTCTCTATGAAGCAGGAATTCAACTGCACAGCTATAGGCATGTATGTATAA
- a CDS encoding helix-turn-helix domain-containing protein: protein MTDWNSVENLLAREEGKTIEFKENCRSLPRIVQSVVAFANTAGGVLVIGIRDRTKDVVGLPDPLADEEKLANAFADSIQPLLIPDIQISAWRDRELIIVSMPHTPGPYYVKSEGIEKGVYIRLGSTNRRAGPEIIEEIRRLSRNTFFDEQPCTEVNSEAIDFRAASEFFAEVSRPLNEARMTTLGLLVNRGGKNIPTRGGILLFGKNRRTIFPDAVIRCARFQGTGTERFLDQTEIDEYLPKAIETAISFIERHTRQSAEIGRIRRTDLPEYPIQAVREAIINAVVHADYALGGMDIKIAIFDGRLEITNPGFLPFGLTLEAALSGVSRLRNRIIGRVFRELKLIEQWGSGIGRIIAACKAQGIQPPRFEEIGASFRVTLFSGVVSERTAPDWLAPLMEHFTGCGEITTKNAAKLWETTDRTARTRLRSLVEKGILAEVGTSRKDPKKTYVMKTPR, encoded by the coding sequence ATGACCGATTGGAACAGCGTCGAAAACCTTTTGGCAAGGGAAGAGGGAAAGACGATTGAATTCAAGGAAAATTGCCGTTCTCTGCCCAGAATCGTTCAGTCTGTCGTCGCCTTTGCCAACACCGCAGGCGGCGTGCTCGTCATTGGCATAAGGGACCGAACGAAGGATGTCGTCGGTCTGCCGGATCCGCTCGCCGATGAGGAAAAGTTGGCGAATGCCTTTGCCGACAGCATACAGCCTCTGCTGATTCCCGACATCCAGATAAGCGCCTGGCGCGACCGGGAATTGATCATCGTCTCGATGCCCCATACCCCGGGGCCTTACTATGTCAAATCGGAAGGGATCGAAAAAGGGGTCTATATTCGGCTGGGGTCCACGAACCGGCGCGCCGGCCCGGAGATCATCGAAGAAATCCGGAGGCTTTCCAGAAATACTTTTTTTGATGAACAACCCTGCACGGAAGTCAACTCGGAAGCCATAGACTTCCGAGCCGCTTCCGAGTTTTTTGCCGAGGTATCGCGGCCGTTAAATGAAGCCAGAATGACAACCCTCGGTTTGTTGGTGAATCGAGGGGGCAAGAACATTCCCACCCGAGGGGGCATCCTTCTTTTCGGGAAAAACCGGCGTACGATATTCCCCGACGCGGTTATCCGCTGCGCCCGTTTTCAGGGGACCGGGACGGAGCGGTTCCTGGATCAAACGGAAATTGATGAATATCTTCCCAAGGCAATCGAGACCGCTATTTCCTTTATCGAACGCCATACCCGTCAATCCGCCGAAATCGGGCGGATACGACGGACGGATTTGCCCGAATATCCCATTCAGGCAGTGCGCGAGGCCATTATCAACGCAGTGGTTCATGCGGACTATGCCCTTGGGGGAATGGACATCAAGATAGCTATTTTCGACGGCCGCCTTGAGATCACCAATCCCGGTTTTCTCCCCTTCGGGCTGACTCTCGAAGCCGCCTTGTCCGGAGTGTCCCGACTTCGTAACCGGATTATCGGTCGGGTGTTTCGGGAACTTAAGCTGATTGAGCAATGGGGATCGGGGATAGGACGAATTATCGCCGCCTGCAAGGCTCAAGGCATTCAACCGCCGCGCTTCGAGGAAATCGGGGCCAGTTTTCGTGTGACCCTGTTTTCCGGGGTCGTTTCCGAACGGACAGCCCCGGATTGGCTTGCTCCGTTGATGGAGCACTTCACCGGTTGCGGGGAGATCACGACGAAGAACGCCGCGAAATTGTGGGAAACAACCGACAGAACGGCGCGGACAAGATTGCGCAGCCTCGTCGAGAAAGGGATTCTGGCCGAAGTCGGCACCAGCCGGAAAGACCCTAAGAAAACCTATGTCATGAAAACTCCTCGATGA
- a CDS encoding YafY family transcriptional regulator, translated as MTRKLSYERYAWFHGRIRAGTFPNAVKLAAEFGISPRQAQRDLEFMQERLHAPLRYDPGRRGFEYENNCYELPPVWLTEEELQALSLSLRLAAAIPDHKIKTALRELVEHILPVRSASVPLDLAKIEEKISIKNIAYYRVPEATFHAVTAALFGETALKISYHTPYADETTERIIRPLHLLCYMGNWHLIAFCGLRREIRDFAVSRILAVEPCAETLPLPPDLPPPKEFIRRNFGVITGDNSTTATLRFSATISPLVAEQQWHEAQQTVLSPDGSLTLSFPVSGLYEITREILKYGADVEVVAPDELREAVKREIVRMGKIYR; from the coding sequence ATGACCCGAAAGCTCTCCTACGAACGATACGCCTGGTTTCACGGCAGGATCCGCGCCGGGACATTTCCGAACGCGGTGAAGCTGGCCGCCGAATTCGGCATCTCCCCCAGACAGGCCCAGCGCGATCTCGAATTCATGCAGGAGCGGCTGCATGCCCCGCTTCGCTACGACCCCGGCCGCCGGGGATTCGAATACGAAAACAACTGCTACGAGCTGCCCCCGGTATGGCTCACGGAGGAAGAACTTCAGGCGCTCAGCCTTTCGCTCCGGCTTGCTGCCGCGATTCCCGACCACAAAATCAAGACAGCGCTGCGCGAGCTCGTCGAACATATCCTGCCCGTCCGCAGCGCCTCCGTACCGCTTGATCTGGCGAAGATCGAGGAAAAGATTTCCATCAAAAATATCGCCTACTACCGTGTCCCGGAGGCAACCTTCCATGCGGTAACGGCCGCCCTGTTCGGGGAAACCGCGCTGAAGATCTCCTATCACACCCCGTACGCCGACGAGACGACCGAGCGGATCATCCGCCCGCTGCACCTGCTTTGCTATATGGGAAACTGGCATCTGATCGCCTTCTGCGGCCTGCGGCGCGAGATCCGGGATTTCGCCGTTTCCCGCATCCTTGCCGTCGAACCCTGTGCTGAAACACTGCCGCTCCCGCCCGACCTGCCCCCGCCCAAAGAGTTCATCCGCCGCAACTTCGGGGTGATTACGGGCGACAATTCGACCACCGCGACGTTGCGCTTTTCAGCGACGATCTCGCCGCTTGTCGCCGAACAGCAGTGGCACGAGGCGCAGCAAACCGTTCTTTCCCCTGACGGCTCTCTGACCCTGAGCTTTCCCGTATCGGGACTTTATGAAATCACAAGGGAAATCCTGAAATACGGCGCGGATGTCGAGGTCGTCGCCCCCGACGAGCTCCGCGAGGCGGTCAAACGGGAAATCGTCCGGATGGGGAAAATTTACCGGTAA
- a CDS encoding inositol monophosphatase — MRCMQNNDELREFIEETARAAGALLRGRLYDRHDVQYKGEINIVTEADRLSEELIVARISHRFPDHGIMTEESPEKINISESRWIIDPLDGTTNYAHGYPVFAVSIALEVEGTIILGAVYNPMSDEFFAAEKGAGSYLNGRRLNVSSTAALSRSLLATGFPYDIRTDRNNNINYFKAMALHAQAIRRAGSAALDLAFIAAGRFDGFWELKLAPWDTAAGWLIVEEAGGVVTDLAGGAYNVHSPQILATNGLIHAEMVRIFAATNPLAEP; from the coding sequence ATGAGATGCATGCAAAATAACGACGAGTTGAGAGAGTTTATCGAGGAGACTGCGCGTGCGGCAGGGGCGCTTCTGCGCGGCAGGCTTTATGACCGGCATGATGTTCAGTACAAGGGGGAGATAAATATCGTAACCGAGGCGGATCGCCTTTCTGAGGAACTGATAGTCGCGAGGATCAGCCACAGGTTTCCCGATCATGGCATAATGACGGAGGAATCGCCGGAAAAAATAAATATTTCGGAATCCCGCTGGATTATCGATCCCTTGGACGGAACCACCAATTATGCCCACGGCTACCCGGTTTTCGCGGTTTCCATCGCCCTGGAGGTTGAGGGAACGATCATTCTGGGCGCCGTTTACAATCCCATGTCCGACGAATTTTTTGCAGCGGAGAAGGGGGCAGGTTCATATCTCAACGGCCGGCGACTGAATGTATCATCTACCGCAGCGCTTTCCCGATCTCTTTTAGCAACAGGTTTTCCCTACGACATACGAACCGACCGAAACAATAATATAAATTACTTCAAGGCGATGGCGCTTCATGCCCAGGCAATCAGACGGGCGGGTTCGGCGGCGCTTGATCTGGCCTTTATCGCGGCGGGGCGGTTCGACGGCTTCTGGGAACTGAAGCTGGCCCCGTGGGACACCGCCGCCGGCTGGCTGATCGTGGAAGAGGCCGGAGGCGTTGTCACCGATCTTGCCGGCGGCGCATACAATGTCCATTCTCCGCAGATCCTCGCCACCAACGGCCTGATTCACGCCGAGATGGTCCGCATCTTCGCCGCGACCAATCCCCTGGCCGAGCCCTGA
- a CDS encoding DUF4115 domain-containing protein, with protein sequence MNDNNNIPPANTGSAPEATEADLKTLREARGLSLPDIFATTRISIVNLAALENGDFKSLPSPIYTKSFIKKYAMTVGIDEKPLLDRYEVYLAATDKPAETEEVRKPWPESGRRYLFLYGSLALAIIVGIIVLTIFFYNGNKPAAPVLPAVKPASEPAALPAASNAAPTAMPPQAAAPVSLAPEKTVSPSPDQSQTGKYHLVVEARELTWMRIVADKKNRTEVLLKPGEKIERRAAEGFQLYIGNAGGIDLFFQGKPLGAPGKRGAVVTVNLPAEEPKKENN encoded by the coding sequence ATGAACGACAACAATAACATTCCCCCAGCAAATACAGGCTCGGCGCCGGAAGCAACTGAGGCTGATCTGAAGACTTTACGGGAAGCCCGCGGGCTGTCGCTGCCTGATATTTTCGCCACGACACGGATCAGCATCGTTAACCTTGCGGCGTTGGAAAATGGCGATTTTAAAAGCCTCCCCTCTCCGATCTACACGAAAAGCTTTATTAAGAAATACGCCATGACGGTTGGAATCGACGAAAAACCGCTTCTCGACAGGTATGAAGTTTATCTTGCCGCCACCGACAAACCTGCCGAAACCGAAGAGGTCAGAAAGCCCTGGCCGGAAAGCGGTCGACGGTATCTGTTCCTTTATGGAAGTCTCGCCCTGGCAATCATCGTCGGCATTATCGTCCTGACAATTTTTTTCTATAATGGGAATAAACCGGCGGCGCCCGTCTTGCCCGCTGTAAAACCTGCATCGGAACCGGCCGCTTTGCCTGCCGCAAGTAATGCGGCGCCAACGGCAATGCCCCCGCAAGCTGCGGCGCCAGTCAGCCTGGCCCCGGAAAAAACTGTTTCACCCTCCCCGGACCAGTCTCAAACAGGCAAGTACCATCTGGTTGTTGAGGCGCGTGAGCTGACATGGATGAGAATAGTTGCAGACAAGAAAAACCGCACTGAAGTCTTGTTGAAACCGGGCGAGAAAATCGAGCGGAGGGCAGCGGAGGGCTTCCAGCTCTATATAGGCAACGCCGGGGGCATAGACCTCTTTTTCCAGGGGAAACCCCTGGGGGCGCCGGGGAAACGGGGCGCCGTTGTTACTGTAAATCTTCCGGCGGAAGAACCGAAAAAGGAAAATAATTGA
- a CDS encoding twin-arginine translocase TatA/TatE family subunit, giving the protein MFGIGMPELLVILVIILIIFGAGKLPEIGSALGKTIRNFKKSSNEPNEIDVTPKKEDNKSDDKKSS; this is encoded by the coding sequence ATGTTTGGAATAGGCATGCCTGAATTGTTAGTCATCCTGGTTATCATTTTAATTATTTTTGGAGCCGGCAAACTCCCCGAAATCGGCAGCGCTCTGGGCAAGACCATCAGAAACTTCAAGAAATCCAGCAATGAGCCGAATGAGATAGACGTCACTCCCAAAAAAGAGGATAATAAATCCGACGACAAGAAATCATCCTGA
- a CDS encoding CoA transferase encodes MAGPLKGLKILDFTTLLPGPFATMTLADLGADVLQVVSGSRPDLTALWPPFIPGTKLSAASAMLGRGKRSLTLNLKDKRAAAVVKKLIAQYDIVIEQFRPGVMARLGLDYEALRLANPALIYCSLTGYGQTGPLKNRAGHDINYLSRAGVMSYSGRKETGPTLTGMQIADVASGSGNALVGILAAVIHRQNTREGQHIDVSMTDGVVAFNTFAGMAFLAGGQEPGFETELLNGGSLYDFYETGDGKYLSFGGLEPQFFTAFCTVIGRSDLIPGGVAPPGLSKIKEEVRAIIKSKNRDEWCALFAKTDACVEPVLSLDEMLNDPQTRERGLVIETPLPDGQTIRQIGHPIRYSATPPEYGPAGSPAGTHTKEVLSSIGYQEAEIEEFAKTGLFA; translated from the coding sequence ATGGCTGGACCGCTGAAAGGACTGAAAATTCTCGATTTTACCACGTTGCTGCCGGGGCCATTCGCGACCATGACCCTGGCCGATCTCGGCGCGGATGTTCTGCAGGTTGTCTCCGGCTCCCGGCCGGATCTGACCGCCCTCTGGCCGCCTTTTATCCCGGGCACAAAACTTTCCGCCGCCTCGGCGATGCTCGGCCGGGGAAAGCGCTCCCTGACGCTGAATCTTAAGGATAAACGGGCTGCCGCGGTTGTAAAAAAGCTGATCGCCCAATACGATATAGTTATTGAACAGTTCCGTCCCGGCGTGATGGCGCGGCTGGGGCTGGATTACGAAGCGCTTCGCCTTGCAAATCCAGCTCTTATCTACTGTTCGCTTACCGGCTACGGCCAGACGGGACCGCTGAAAAACCGGGCGGGGCATGACATAAACTATTTGTCCCGCGCTGGCGTCATGTCCTATTCGGGCAGGAAAGAAACGGGGCCGACGCTAACGGGAATGCAGATTGCAGATGTCGCATCCGGCTCGGGCAACGCGCTTGTGGGCATTCTGGCCGCGGTCATTCATCGGCAAAACACCCGGGAGGGGCAGCATATTGACGTCTCGATGACCGACGGCGTCGTCGCCTTCAACACCTTTGCCGGAATGGCCTTTCTTGCCGGCGGACAGGAGCCGGGCTTCGAAACGGAACTGCTCAACGGCGGCTCCCTTTACGATTTTTACGAAACCGGCGACGGAAAATATCTCTCTTTCGGCGGACTGGAGCCGCAGTTCTTCACCGCTTTCTGTACGGTAATCGGCCGCTCCGACCTGATTCCCGGCGGGGTGGCTCCCCCGGGGCTGTCAAAAATTAAAGAAGAGGTGCGGGCGATTATCAAAAGCAAAAACAGAGACGAGTGGTGCGCCCTCTTTGCGAAGACGGATGCCTGCGTCGAGCCGGTGCTTTCGCTTGACGAGATGCTAAACGATCCCCAGACGAGGGAGCGGGGGCTGGTGATCGAGACGCCGCTTCCCGACGGGCAAACAATCAGGCAAATCGGCCATCCGATCCGCTACTCGGCGACTCCTCCCGAATACGGACCGGCCGGTTCGCCGGCGGGGACGCATACTAAAGAGGTGCTTTCCAGCATCGGCTATCAGGAGGCAGAGATAGAAGAGTTTGCAAAGACCGGCCTTTTCGCCTGA
- a CDS encoding putative toxin-antitoxin system toxin component, PIN family: MKVVLDTNVLIAAFLTEGICAKLLTRARRRDFDLVLCDGILQEFKRVLKKKFAASPHETSEAKTILSEATQEILGQTDSITPICRDSDDDLILACAREAVADYLVTGDADLLVLKNYEGIRIVTPKEFEKLFPD; this comes from the coding sequence GTGAAGGTTGTTCTCGATACGAACGTTCTTATCGCCGCCTTCCTCACGGAGGGAATCTGTGCCAAGCTCCTGACCCGTGCACGCAGGCGGGATTTCGACCTGGTTTTATGCGATGGCATACTGCAAGAATTTAAGCGTGTCCTTAAAAAAAAGTTTGCCGCCTCTCCTCATGAAACGTCCGAAGCAAAGACTATTCTTTCTGAGGCAACGCAAGAAATTCTCGGACAAACTGATTCAATCACACCCATCTGCCGGGATTCGGATGATGACTTGATTCTGGCCTGTGCCAGGGAGGCAGTTGCAGATTACTTGGTTACCGGGGATGCAGACTTACTGGTTCTGAAGAATTATGAGGGGATAAGGATTGTAACTCCCAAGGAGTTCGAGAAACTATTTCCAGATTGA
- a CDS encoding ribbon-helix-helix domain-containing protein, with the protein MRTVLSVSLPDEMAVELEAIAKAMGRNKSDIVKESLGLFLWETKFRNIKKKLSIKAKAAGVVAEDDVFKAVS; encoded by the coding sequence ATGAGAACCGTCTTGTCAGTAAGTTTGCCGGATGAAATGGCGGTGGAACTTGAGGCCATTGCCAAAGCCATGGGCAGGAACAAGAGCGACATTGTAAAAGAATCATTAGGGTTGTTTCTTTGGGAAACGAAGTTTCGTAATATAAAGAAGAAACTGTCCATCAAGGCCAAAGCTGCCGGTGTTGTCGCCGAAGATGATGTTTTTAAGGCGGTATCGTGA
- a CDS encoding CoA transferase translates to MKKLKILDFTTLLPGLFATMTLADLGADVLRGSLKGPA, encoded by the coding sequence CTGAAAAAACTGAAAATTCTCGATTTTACCACGTTACTGCCGGGACTGTTCGCGACAATGACCTTAGCCGATCTCGGTGCGGATGTGCTGCGTGGTTCTTTAAAAGGACCTGCTTGA
- a CDS encoding acyl-CoA dehydrogenase family protein has product MDILKYSEEHRIFRDSLRRFLEREITPHVDEWEEAGIVPKAAWKQMGEQGFLAMGVPEEYGGLGADFLYSVIVAEEMARTNHTGLAASLHSDIIVPYIQSFASDKQKHKYLPGCVSGDIITAVAMTEPNAGTDLAGMKTTALEKGDEIILNGQKTFISNAINCDLVVLAARDPETQNPHKAVDLYLVEAGTPGFEKGKQIKKIGWHSQDTGELFFNDCRIPKENRLGEKGSGFLKLMLKLQQERLVCAIGAVAGAEYMLDLTIKYCKERTAFGKPLSKFQNTQFEIVEMATEVKLGRTFIDKLIADHMEGKEIVIDVSMAKYWTTEMACRVADRCVQLFGGYGYCEEYPIARAWRDIRVTRIFAGTNEIMKVIAARFMGL; this is encoded by the coding sequence ATGGATATACTCAAATATTCAGAAGAACACAGAATTTTCAGAGATTCTCTCCGGAGATTCCTGGAGCGGGAGATAACCCCCCACGTTGACGAGTGGGAGGAGGCGGGGATCGTCCCCAAGGCAGCCTGGAAGCAGATGGGCGAGCAGGGCTTCCTCGCGATGGGGGTTCCCGAAGAGTATGGGGGGCTGGGGGCGGATTTCCTCTATTCCGTGATTGTTGCCGAGGAGATGGCCCGGACGAACCATACTGGTCTTGCCGCGTCCCTGCACAGCGACATCATTGTTCCCTATATCCAGTCCTTCGCCTCTGACAAGCAGAAGCATAAATACCTTCCCGGTTGCGTGTCCGGCGACATCATTACCGCCGTCGCAATGACCGAACCGAACGCAGGCACCGACCTGGCCGGGATGAAAACAACGGCCCTCGAAAAGGGCGACGAGATCATCCTCAACGGCCAGAAGACCTTCATCAGCAACGCGATCAACTGCGATCTGGTGGTGCTTGCCGCCCGCGATCCTGAAACACAAAACCCGCACAAGGCGGTTGATCTCTATCTTGTCGAAGCGGGCACTCCCGGTTTCGAGAAGGGCAAGCAGATCAAGAAGATCGGCTGGCACAGCCAGGATACCGGAGAGCTTTTTTTCAACGACTGCCGGATACCGAAGGAAAACAGGCTCGGCGAAAAGGGCTCCGGCTTTTTGAAGCTGATGCTGAAACTCCAGCAGGAGCGCCTCGTCTGCGCGATCGGCGCCGTCGCCGGGGCGGAATACATGCTCGATCTTACTATCAAATATTGCAAGGAGCGGACCGCTTTCGGGAAGCCCCTCTCGAAGTTCCAGAACACCCAGTTCGAGATTGTCGAGATGGCAACCGAGGTGAAACTGGGGCGCACCTTTATCGACAAGCTGATTGCCGACCACATGGAGGGGAAGGAAATCGTGATTGATGTTTCGATGGCCAAGTACTGGACGACGGAGATGGCCTGCCGGGTTGCCGATCGTTGCGTACAGCTCTTCGGGGGGTACGGCTACTGCGAGGAATACCCGATTGCCCGCGCCTGGCGGGATATCCGGGTAACGCGGATTTTTGCCGGGACCAACGAGATCATGAAGGTTATCGCCGCCCGTTTCATGGGTCTTTAG
- a CDS encoding acetyl-CoA acetyltransferase translates to MASGIRDKVAILGMGCSRFGERWDAGAEELMVEAFQECLADAGIEKNRIQAAWFGTCMEEIGVGKSAIPLGVTLRLPNIPVTRTENYCATATEAFRGAVYAVASGAYDICLALGVEKLKDTGYGGLPNPGSGFGSLNWLWWPNLTAPGSFAQLATAYAAKYRVADRDLKRAIAHVSMKSHANGVLNPKAHLRKAVSLEQIITAPIIASPLGLFDCCGVSDGSACAIVTTPEIAKALGKTEIVSVKAIQLAVSDGSESSFNEWDGAHFVTTSKCSTKAYEEAGIKNPREEISMMELHDCFSITEMVTYEDLHISERGHAWKDSLDGFYDRDGRLPAQVDGGLKCFGHPIGASGLRMLYEMYLQLLDRAGERQLKNPRYGLTHNLGGFPFQNVCAVSILGRYEG, encoded by the coding sequence ATGGCTTCTGGAATAAGAGACAAGGTGGCGATCCTCGGGATGGGGTGCAGCCGTTTCGGAGAGCGTTGGGATGCCGGGGCCGAAGAACTGATGGTTGAGGCCTTCCAGGAGTGCCTCGCCGATGCGGGGATCGAGAAAAACCGGATTCAGGCGGCCTGGTTCGGAACCTGCATGGAGGAGATCGGCGTCGGCAAATCGGCAATTCCGCTCGGGGTGACCTTGAGACTGCCGAATATCCCGGTAACGCGGACGGAAAACTACTGCGCCACTGCCACCGAAGCCTTCCGGGGGGCGGTCTATGCGGTTGCCTCCGGGGCCTACGACATCTGCCTGGCCCTTGGAGTGGAAAAATTGAAGGACACCGGCTACGGAGGTCTCCCCAATCCCGGCTCCGGGTTTGGCTCGCTCAACTGGCTGTGGTGGCCCAATCTCACCGCGCCGGGCAGCTTCGCCCAACTGGCGACCGCCTACGCGGCGAAATACCGTGTTGCCGACCGGGATCTGAAAAGGGCAATTGCCCATGTTTCAATGAAGAGCCATGCCAACGGCGTTCTTAACCCGAAGGCCCATCTGCGCAAGGCTGTCTCACTGGAGCAGATTATCACCGCACCGATCATCGCCTCCCCGCTGGGGTTGTTCGACTGCTGCGGGGTCAGCGACGGGTCGGCCTGCGCGATTGTGACAACCCCGGAAATAGCCAAAGCACTGGGAAAAACCGAGATCGTTTCTGTCAAGGCGATCCAGCTTGCCGTCTCCGATGGCAGCGAGAGCAGTTTCAACGAGTGGGATGGGGCGCATTTTGTAACAACCAGCAAGTGCAGCACAAAGGCGTATGAAGAGGCGGGGATCAAAAATCCCCGTGAGGAAATCAGCATGATGGAACTGCACGACTGCTTCTCGATTACCGAAATGGTCACCTACGAAGACCTCCATATTTCTGAACGCGGTCATGCCTGGAAAGACTCGCTCGACGGCTTCTATGATCGCGACGGCAGACTCCCGGCCCAGGTGGACGGCGGACTCAAATGCTTCGGTCATCCGATCGGGGCCTCCGGGTTGCGGATGCTCTACGAGATGTACCTGCAACTCCTCGACCGCGCCGGGGAAAGGCAGCTCAAAAACCCACGTTACGGCCTGACGCACAATCTCGGCGGGTTTCCTTTCCAGAATGTCTGCGCCGTCTCAATTCTCGGCCGCTACGAAGGATAG